Within Dromaius novaehollandiae isolate bDroNov1 chromosome 8, bDroNov1.hap1, whole genome shotgun sequence, the genomic segment TCTCAGGCTAACTGCATGACATGACGGTGTTCCTCTCAGAACGTGCTTCATGTTTTCCCTCCTGCCTGGTTCTCCATAAGTTTTTGCAAATACGTTCCTTTACTGGTCCTGTATCAAAAAACCTTGCCAACAACTTGTTGGGATTTCAGTGCAGTTATACTATGTAGATTGCAAAGTGCAACATACTTCTCAAGTTCCAACAAAGTCTCTGGCTAAGGATGCTGCTCTGTTTGCCTGTGACTGGAGAACTGTtgctactggccttggaggtgTGCCCGGAAAGAGACTTTGGCTCTTAAAAGCTATTGGAGTCCTCGAGGacttgtttcctttttctagACATAACTTATTTTTGTCCTTTGTGATGAAACCTATGGTACTTCATTAATCTGCCGCTAATTCACAGCACTATCTAAAGGTGGAGTCTGAGCCCCCAGCCTCTTTTCATTTGCATCTGCTACAAATGACTGTTTGCTTGACTCTTTGACAagcattttctccttgttttatCTTGCGAAACAATCAGCAGACCCTAGGCCCCGATGTTAGAAAGGCAGTTCTGATTAACTGACAAGTTTTCCTTAAAAACCTGTATGTCAGCTTCTGAGTCTGgtaaatagatttttcttccctttgtcaCTGCCTTCAGCTCCTTGTAAGCTATTGTGGTTTTAGCtgatgtttgttttctcctttgcGTCAATACCAGCATGGTTCTGGAATTAGGTTTCCCAGTTCCCTCTGCTGGATTGCTAGCTGCTCTGCAGGAGCAAAATAAAAAGTATGCCAAGCCTCATGTTAAAGCCATTGAAGTTgcatttttgttgtcttttggcttctttttttttagttatgggttttaaaaacaaatggagaCTTGGCATCCACAGGATATTTACCACATTTTTGTAGTTCACGATTATGTCAAAAGCACTCGCCCCAGTTTCCATGACATGTTTCGGAGTCAAAGTTGAGTTTGGATGTTAGTCTCAAATAATAAAACACTTATACTGCATACTGCCCACCACAAACTAAATCAGAGGAGCATCCCGTCAGGTGATAAGGTGCCGAAGAACACAGCTTTGTGGCACGACATCAAGACAGCACAGTGTAACTGGATATTATTTCAATGCATGTCAAGTTGGTGTCGCCACTGTAACACAGCCACTGTGGCTCGCAGGGGCTGGTGGCACCTAGGTTTTCCTGCTTCCCTGCCAAGCCACCACGCTAATTCCTGTGCAAGCTTGTAAGGTAGGTGCTGTCCTTTAAGCAGCTTATCAAGCAGTGACAGGAAAGTTGAAGGGTCTTGCTTGAAATCACAAAAATAAGTTTGTGGCAGAGCTGAAAATAGAAGCCAGCTgctgggggtgttttggggccaGTCAGCATCCTGTTCACCAATGCACACCATCACCCTTTCCCCTTACATTGCAGGTGGCCCTTCGTTTGCCAGCAAACCAACCACGCCGACCGGGCTGGGCGGAGGCTTCCCCCCCTCGCCGCAGagaccctctccccagcccatgGGCGGCACCAGTTGGCAGCAAGGACCGGGCTACGGCTGGCAGCAGTCGCAGTCCAAAGCCCAGGCAAGCATGCCACATTCCTCTCCCCAGAACAAGCCCAACTACAACGTGAGTTTCTCAGCAATGCCGGGAGCACAGAACGAACGTGGAAAAGGACCAGCTAATGCCGGTAAGCATTTTTGAATTCAGTATCCAAAAGGTTGGGTCTTTCTAGTACTGCTTAATGCTCAAACACCTAAACAGGTTAGGATTTAAGCAAGTAAGTGACACTGATCATTTGAGATACAAAGCTCAACAGCTCTAGTTGTCTTGTCCTAGACTTTGAAGTGTATTTAGGAAATCTTGGATTATGAATGTGCTTGATAACTCAAAAGTAGCATTAGGTGGTACCTCTTTTGTGAAAACCTGCACATTGTGAGCATTAGGAGACTGTTACAGTGATAAGTGTGTGTGAgggaaaatgttaaataaaactcTATTTTGAGAACAACTTCAAAACTTCTTGTTTTTTAAGATTCAAAACCAAAAGTGTCTGCAGATTTCGAAGATCTGTTATCTGGTCAAGGTTTTAATGCTCACAAGGACAAGAAAGGACCCAAAACAATAGCTGagatgagaaaagaagaaatggctAAGGAAATGGACCCTGAGAAATTAAAAGTAAGCTATACTGTTTATTATGCTCTTACAATCAGCTCCTCTCATCGTGCTGGGGGCTGCTTGCACCACTGCCCCGAAGGGTGGAGGGGGTTAGGAAGTGACCAGCCTTCCTGAATGTGAGGAGGCAGCTGAGCAAATCTTCCAGACCATCTAGTGCCAGAAGCTGTTAATCACCCTGTTTTAGCACTTACTTCATCTGGTTCACATCCTCCACTGCATTGCTGGATGCCTGGTACCAGGCAGTCTCTCATGCTTGCCTTCTATAAGGTATGTGTCTAAACTCGATAGCATCATAAACTGCTGTGCCCCCATTCACGTTGCAGTGAGTTAGTGTGACCAGAAAGACGACAACAAAGTCCTAAACTGCAGATGTTGGAGAAAAACTGGAAGAACCTCCACTACTtcatcagaaatatatttttctatttagaaaaaataatttgaacaaACTCTGGTTTGTAGTAGcttcttcaaaaacattttattgtacCAGATAAATACCAAAGAACATCTCTGCTAGTCTGCAAAACTGAGGTTTTGGCAAAATGAGGGATGTTTTTTCAAGGAGTAAAAAGTATAACAATTAAGACAAAGAACACAGACTGACAAATACCTTCCAATGGCTTTCTAAACCTTGGAAAGAAGTGTCAGCTGCTCCTTGGAGTCATTCCTATTCAAATGGAGAAACTCTTTTCCTATTGGAACGTGTAATATAAGGCGTAAGCTGAGAATTCTCATTCTTCTCTCCAGGTCCTAGAATGGAttgaagggaaggagagaaatatAAGAGCCCTACTGTCCACAATGCACACTGTCTTATGGGCAGGGGAGACCAAGTGGAAACCTGTTAGTATGGCAGATCTTGTAACACCAGAACAAGTGAAGAAGGTCTACCGGCGGGCAGTACTTGTCGTTCATCCTGACAAGGTAAAGTTTTCTTAGTTTCATCTCGTTCAGAAACTTCCACTGTTCTCAATAAAGCGTTAAATGTGATAGCATAATTTATTGGTCCAAACAACTTTGTAGAAATAGTCTGGTTGAAAAATTTGAGTTTTTGAACGGTGAGAACTCTGACAAACCAAGCCCAGCCCCAAGACTGTGCTTGGTATAAGCCTCTCCAAGCTACAGGGATTCAGACCTTCAGCTTTCCTCACTCTTACTTTGACTCTAAGCCATAGTGGCTGGACAACAGTCCAGAATATTGCACCTGCTACAGAAAAGTGCAGTGTAATAAAGGCACATGAAAGGACAGAGGCCTTAAAATCATGCTTCTAAAATGGAAGAATTAGGTTATCCAACTATCAAACTTGTGTTATGGTCTCACTGGTTACACATGCCAGCTGATGTGCAAGGAAGCAGTTTGGGAAACCCTACAGGGATGAGGCTTCCACCATTAAGCAACTGGAGGTTCTGAGGTTTTCAGGGCAATGGGCAAGGCTTGAAGATGCGGGCTGCACAGAGGCTTTCAGGGCTGCTGCTTTTATCAAGCAATTGTGTCAAGTGGCAGCTCTCGTTCAGTCCTAGTAGAATGCCTCTTGCAAAATTCCTTATCCCCTCTTGGGGCTGTAGTGCTTTACCATAAACCTCTGGAGTTATCTGCTCTGAGGAGCTGAGCAGCTGAAGAATGAAGAAGTTCTTAAGCTGTAAAGCAGGTAAGCGGCCCTCAGGAAGTGTAGATAATTCCTGTCAAATATAACTGAAAGCCATTTGCTGAAAGTAAACTGTAACTGCTTGAGAATTTAGTGGTTTAAACATCATTTTTATGTAGTCTGGCTCAGTAGATGTGAtatccctttttctgtttttgttccaGGCTACAGGGCAGCCATATGAACAATATGCAAAGATGATATTTATGGAGCTAAATGATGCCTGGTCAGAATTTGAAAACCAAGGGCAAAAACCCTTGTATTAGGTATTTTATCAGTCTTCACTGCAGACCTGTGCTAGTGCTTGTATAGTCTCTTGTCACAAATGTCACAGATCAACCAAACTCTGGCTGGAAATTCAGATGTTTCAAAAAGTTGTGAGCCTAATACTTATCATGAAGAACAAGACAAAGGTTTCTATATACTTGTATCAAGAATCTTGAGCTAAGAGGAACTCTAGCCATGTGGCTTGCCATGTGAGAGCCACGGGGTTACAGTTTCTTGTACCCCCCTTCCCTCTCCGTAGATTCAAGTGGGTTGAGAGAGAACACATTCTGGAAAAGGTGGAATTGTTTTGTCTCTGACACCGTGTCACTGGTGAATATCCTACTTTTTTGTGAATTGTGATATGGCAACACTTCAGTTGAGTTCAGTAACTGGTGGTGGAGCCCAAACTTCGATGTACTCTCTGCCTAGGTTTGGATCAAACTTTATCAAATTTAAGTGCTCAGATGCGGTTTAGGCACACTTCTAACAGTCACCATTTGCTGCTTAATTGCTCATATAGTATGCCTGAATAGAGACAAAGCTGAATCCTGGGTAGATCAGTgtggcagcttattgctgctttATGCATTAACACTGTACTTCACAGTCCAGCAGTGAAACGTGCAGAAGAAATTCCACAGCACAGTGTCTTTAAAGCAAACAATAAGTATTTGATGTTAAATAGCACCTTGTTGGTTTGTTAAACAGCAGCTTTTGGGAAATAATGAATTGGGAGGAATGattttccccatctgtaaaagtGGAGAATAAGCATGTACTATATTTCCAGTGAAGTTCTCCTTAATAGCTAGAACCATCAGACAAAGAAATGTCAACGATTAAAACCCTGCCGCATCAGTTAAAGTTTTGGAAAATTCCTGGATGATGGGTAATATTTCCCCTTGTGAAGATTCAAAGCTTGCTTGCATCACCTCTATGCCTTTAGCAGCTCCGGAGCGCTTGGCAAAGGCTCTCAACAGAACGCAGCTCGTTGCAGCTTTGCTTTTCAGACCCCAGCGTGGAAGCTGTCATGTAGGCATCTGTGGACCAGGTCTGCTCTTTGAAGTAAATACAGCCCAACTTGATTATCTTAAAGTTTGCATTGGTCCACAGCAATAACAGTCACAAGGAGGTATTTCTGATGCTAAAGCTGGAGCATTTTTCCTAGTTAAAATGCAAGTTATGCTCTTCACCCCAAATCCTGGCTTTCTCCTTTTGTAAGATAACTAAAACTAGCAGTTCATTTACCAACACATATCTGTATCTGAGCTCTGAAAGGGCAGATATTCAGAAATAGGCAGGAAATCATTCATACTTACTGTTTAAGGAAAAGGTTGCTATCTGATGCGAATCTTTAAAGTTGGTGTTTTTAAAGACAATCCACTTGTTGTTGCACTTAAATTTTCAAGTGGCAAAACTTTTACTGCAAAGACAGTGTGTCAAAGTACATTGCTCTCTGTATAAAAGTCATCCTTTTGTTGTATTGGTCCACTATTTACTACCATTAATTGAAAATGTGAAACCAACACATAGGTCTCCTTTTATATAACAGACCTTAAGATAATAGTAACAAACTGGATGTTATTTATTAATGTTTTGATCCAGTATGTGCTTGTCTTATTTAAAGAGATAACTGGAATGTGAATCATGTTCCTGTGATTTGTTGATTTATTGTTTCTCATTTACATTTGTAGATATTGTGACCTATGCCTAATAATAAAAAGGATCTCATTATGATAATGtacttttttaataatgaaaacgACATTAGCTTTGTATCAAGTTTGTCATGGCACACAACTCTGGATACTCATACATTCACAAAATACAAATTCATCATTAAACTTTATCTACCCTACCCCACTTAAGTTTTCATTACTCCCATCCCTAATGTTTTTATGGATGCATGAAAGTATTAGGATGTATGTATATCAAACTAGTTaactaaaaaaaattcttgtcaTATCTGGTAGTGACAGAGGTTATCAATGTTCAGGCTTACTGTTTGACTAAACTATTGTAATTTTTGTAAATACAGTATATACTCAATGAAATTGTGACTGGTCTAAACTATTTGTATATACATTAAAAAGCTCAAATTAATATATTCAGATATGTTTTGTGCTTCTGCGGAGAAAAACCTTCTACCATCTTGCTTTAAACACAGTTCAGGGCGACATCTCTGCCTATGCTGCACAGGCAATGAGGCATCCATTAATGTTAAATGGTAAGTTTTTGTCTGCGATGTTTTAAATATGACTAATACATCTGTCATTGCTCCAGTGCGGACTTGGGTGAGAACGGCTTGTTGTACACATAAGCACAGCTGTAAATCACTTATTCTAGAAACCAATGGTTTcgtggggttgtttgtttgtggtttttttatttcctcaaGAGCAAACGCACTGAATGAAGAAGCGAGTTCCTGTTACTGCACATGTGTTAAAGGAATGGTAAAAGCTTAATTTATAGGGAACTCTCTCcaatgggaaaaaatgcaacctttcttgcatttaatatttaatatttaatttaaaattaagttcTTTAAACACTAAAACTATAGAAGCAAATCACGTTggatgtgtatttatatatttattattgttgTAGGCCTAAAGGCCCCCTACATTAGCAGTAGCTCTACCACCATTGCAACCTTGTATTAAGACTTTTAGGGGCCTTTTCCGCTTGTTGCCCTAATCTTTCAAGATGGGCGGGTAACCATGGCGACGGGCCGCCCGGCGCAACCCCCCCCCCTTAAAGGGCGCGCCGCCCCTTTTCGAGCGAGGCGGCGGCACGGCTGTGTCCGCGGCGGAGCGACGCTGGCTCTTTAAGGCGGGCGCTCACGTGGTGCGGCCGGTGGGCGGAGCCAGGGCCAGCAGCCGGAAGGCGCCCGTCGCCACCtcagcgccgagccccgcggagGCGCAGTTCGTCCCCCCCGGAAACATGGCGGGCATCAAAGGTACCGAGGGCGCCCACGGTCCCcggtaagggggggggggtggcggctCGGAGCGGCCGGGGGCGACCGCGTCGCCCCCGGCCGCTCCGAGCCGCCACCCCCCCCGACACCGGGGCCCTTCCCGTGAGGAAGCCGAGCCTCAGGGCGGGGTAAGCGGGCGAGGCCGCCTCACCGCCTGCCTTGTGCCGTTGCAGCTCTCGTGGCGCTCTCCTTCAGCGGAGCCATCGGCCTCACCTTCCTCATGCTGGGCTGCGCCCTGGAGTACTACGGGTGAGCCCCGACCCCCCGTGCGTGCACCAGCCGCCGCGCAGGGGCCTTTTCTGACTGAAATCCGGGGCTGCTCCCTCTGGAGGAGAGGTGTCTCCTCACGCTTTCTTCACTAGCGTCGCTTTAACGTGACTAAAcacccccctttttcctcccccctcacGCTTTCCCCCTGTTTAACCAGCTTTTCTCTCACAGGTGGGCTCTTATCTGtgatatttatataaaaatccaGGTGGAGCAGCCCTCGAGTGGGGAGAGTTCTCCTCCTTATGTGTCCCTGCCCCTCTTCCCTGGGTGCTGGTGGTAGCCTGGGTCAGCTCGTGGAGCCAGGCAAATTGGGAGCTCGATACAGCTGTAAAATCAGTGTAACTAACTCTGTGTCGTGCCTGAGGCCCTGTGAGTGCAGGGGCAGGGAGGTGGGATTGCCATTTAGGTGAAAACTTTCAGCTGAATCTCTTTAACCTTCTTATCAAACCATAAGGTAGGATCACAGCTACcataattatctttttttaagcaaaaaatgtTTCAGTAGAAACTCACTCTCTGAACTgattatatattttcttttcttccccttcccagcGTATACTGGCCGTTGTTTGTCCTAATATTTTACTTCATCTGCCCCATTCCCCACTTCATTGCGAAAAGAGTAAGTGACGATAGCGATGCGGCCAGCAGTGCCTGCAGGGAGCTGGCGTATTTCTTCACAACTGGAATTGTTGTTTCTGCCTTTGGATTTCCTATCATCCTTGCACGGGTTGAGGCGGTAAGTTCTGCTTGGTAGCTTTTACTGCAAGAAACCAGCTATCGAGTGTTGCAACAGTCTTTACAAACTTTTTAAAGTGCACTGTTGCTCCTTTTTGACCTAGAGgaggtatttttgtttgtaaaacttggcttttgtttccttattttgaGTGTTTCTACATTCCAGTGATGATAATCACACTGCTGAGGTTTGTGCCTGTGCCTATGCTGCTTTTTGACCTCAGCAAAGGACTCGCATGATTAAAAAGTTGTCCCTTTTTTCCAACTTCATGTTTTGATCTAATACAAGATATTATCTCCTCCTATGTCTCATGCTTCTATCATCAAATTTTGCATTGCTTCTTGTGCCACCTTCCTTATTTTTATCTCAGAAATGTCTGCTTTAAGATATTGATAATATAGCGACTAGTGTGTAttatcagttaaaaaagaaaaggccaaaCATCCAAAATGGCTGTTCCGGTTTTCAAGGCATTCCCTCACTTATGCTTTGTCCCCTGAGTCTGAGGAAATCTACCAGCTTCTCTTCATCTAAACTGCTCCTCAGTGGTGAAATTTTGT encodes:
- the LEPROT gene encoding leptin receptor gene-related protein, coding for MAGIKALVALSFSGAIGLTFLMLGCALEYYGVYWPLFVLIFYFICPIPHFIAKRVSDDSDAASSACRELAYFFTTGIVVSAFGFPIILARVEAIKWGACGLVLAGNAVIFLTILGFFLVFGRGDDFSWEQW